In Tachyglossus aculeatus isolate mTacAcu1 chromosome 10, mTacAcu1.pri, whole genome shotgun sequence, the following proteins share a genomic window:
- the GPR182 gene encoding G-protein coupled receptor 182: MTTASPLRPPATPSLLGDFGDSHNWTELLHFLNQSLALCELDLNVDVKRVVLFVLYLAVFVAGLVENLLVLWVGWHGRGRPRGPLQLYVLHMALADLGVVLVLPVWMLEVLLDYTWLWGGFLCRFSHYFYFANMFASVFFLSCLSAERCLGLVPGAAHRGPSPRARRAVCAAVWLLAAVAPLPEVVHMHLLPASQPVCIFLAPFESYDAWALAVTLGTACLGFLLPLAVVGACNLLSARWLWRSGQPGARPQALLLLAYLAVFLLCWAPYHATLLLLTLHSAYLDLPCSLAYLLYFFYDVIDVVSMLHCVANPVLYNFLSRGFRRRFQDAVVLYVAKAGPRAAAAAASSSSSSTQHSIIIAREMDAPSGPSAGLTPPGLPSLSRDPSSNGPDPISPGPVPSLTCPAAALTPSLGFIPVPALAPSAQP, encoded by the coding sequence ATGACCACCGCGAGCCCCCTGCGCCCGcccgccaccccctccctcctgggcgACTTCGGCGACAGCCACAACTGGACGGAGCTGCTGCACTTCCTCAACCAAAGCCTGGCCCTGTGCGAGCTGGACCTGAACGTCGACGTCAAGAGGGTGGTCCTGTTCGTGCTCTACCTGGCCGTGTTCGTGGCCGGCCTGGTGGAGAACCTGCTGGTCCTGTGGGTGGGCTGGCACGGCCGGGGCCGCCCCCGGGGCCCGCTGCAGCTGTACGTGTTGCACATGGCGCTGGCGGACCTGGGCGTGGTTCTGGTGCTGCCCGTGTGGATGCTCGAGGTCCTGCTCGACTACACCTGGCTGTGGGGCGGCTTCCTCTGCCGCTTCAGCCACTACTTCTACTTCGCCAACATGTTCGCCAGCGTCTTCTTCCTGAGCTGCCTGAGCGCCGAGCGCTGCCTCGGCCTGGTGCCGGGCGCCGCCCACCGCGGCCCCTCGCCCCGGGCCCGCCGCGCCGTCTGTGCCGCCGTCTGGCTGCTGGCGGCCGTGGCCCCGCTGCCCGAGGTGGTGCACATGCACCTGCTGCCGGCCAGCCAGCCCGTCTGCATCTTCTTGGCCCCCTTCGAGAGCTACGACGCCTGGGCCCTGGCCGTGACCCTGGGCACCGCCTGCCTGGGCTTCCTGCTGCCGCTGGCCGTCGTGGGCGCCTGCAACCTGCTCAGCGCCCGTTGGCTGTGGCGCTCGGGGCAGCCGGGCGCCCGGCcccaggccctgctgctgctggcctACCTGGCCGTCTTCCTGCTGTGCTGGGCGCCCTACCACGCCACCCTCCTGCTGCTCACCCTGCACAGCGCCTACCTGGATCTGCCCTGCTCCCTAGCTTACCTCCTCTACTTCTTCTACGACGTCATCGACGTCGTGTCCATGCTGCACTGCGTCGCCAACCCCGTGCTCTACAACTTCCTCAGCCGCGGCTTCCGGCGCCGCTTCCAAGACGCCGTGGTGCTCTACGTGGCCAAGGCCGGAccccgggccgccgccgccgccgcctcctcctcctcctccagcacccAGCACTCCATCATCATCGCCAGGGAGATGGATGCTCCGTCCGGCCCCTCTGCAGGCCTGACCCCGCCCGGTCTGCCGAGCCTCAGCCGGGACCCCTCCTCTAATGGCCCCGACCCCATCTCTCCcggccctgtcccctccctcaccTGCCCGGCTGCAGCCCTGAccccctctctgggcttcatccCCGTCCCTGCCCTCGCCCCCTCTGCCCAGCCCTGA